From the genome of Gemmatimonadaceae bacterium, one region includes:
- a CDS encoding folylpolyglutamate synthase/dihydrofolate synthase family protein, whose amino-acid sequence MGCVLTTAPTPVSLPARDAEDARYVQASEYLFARTTGPFKFGLERTIALLDALNDPHRSFPSIHIAGTNGKGSSVATVEALLRAKGMRVGTYTSPHLVDFRERIVVDGEWISADEVIAFVDHWTPLVESIGATFFEATTALAFAHFARAQVDVAVIETGLGGRLDATNVLDPIVAGVTTIDFDHTDYLGDTLEQIAAEKAGIYKTGRAAVVGESDRSLRQVLARDARKAGAAPVRIVAEECAIGGLGIGPFGTTFELEALGSGARLTTPLAGRHQAENVAFALILLDAAGAPYATTLEEASRSLETVRVAGRFQREGRYIFDVAHNAEGALVLAETLSAVQLESPVVALFAVLADKDWRAMLRNLAPHLSCFVCTLAPSAPTNRIWDLDEVKRFADAQSIAAEVVADFDAALARASTLGNTMLVTGSFHTVGDAMARLQLSPKSR is encoded by the coding sequence GTGGGCTGCGTCCTGACGACTGCACCAACGCCGGTATCGCTGCCGGCGCGCGACGCTGAAGACGCGCGCTACGTTCAGGCCAGCGAGTACCTCTTCGCCCGCACAACCGGGCCGTTCAAGTTCGGACTCGAGCGAACGATCGCGCTTCTCGACGCGCTCAATGATCCGCATCGGTCCTTTCCGTCGATTCACATTGCTGGAACGAACGGGAAGGGTAGCAGCGTCGCTACCGTGGAGGCCTTGCTTCGCGCGAAGGGAATGCGCGTTGGTACGTACACGTCGCCACACCTCGTGGATTTTCGCGAGCGCATCGTCGTGGACGGCGAGTGGATTTCAGCAGACGAAGTGATAGCATTTGTCGATCACTGGACGCCGCTGGTCGAATCGATCGGCGCCACCTTTTTTGAGGCGACGACGGCGCTCGCCTTTGCGCATTTTGCAAGGGCACAGGTCGACGTTGCCGTGATCGAAACGGGGCTCGGGGGTCGCCTCGACGCGACGAATGTGCTGGATCCGATTGTTGCGGGCGTGACAACGATCGACTTTGATCACACCGACTACCTCGGCGACACGCTCGAGCAGATCGCCGCCGAGAAAGCCGGCATCTACAAGACTGGTCGAGCAGCAGTCGTCGGCGAGAGCGATCGATCGCTGCGACAGGTGCTCGCACGCGACGCACGCAAGGCGGGTGCGGCTCCCGTGCGGATCGTGGCCGAGGAATGCGCCATCGGCGGCCTCGGAATCGGTCCGTTCGGAACAACGTTCGAGCTCGAGGCGCTTGGCTCCGGCGCTCGCCTGACGACACCACTCGCCGGCAGACACCAAGCCGAGAACGTGGCATTCGCACTCATACTTCTCGACGCGGCCGGAGCGCCTTACGCTACGACTCTCGAGGAGGCGTCGCGGTCTTTGGAAACCGTCCGCGTCGCCGGCCGCTTTCAGCGCGAGGGCCGCTACATCTTCGACGTCGCGCACAACGCGGAAGGCGCGCTCGTCCTTGCCGAGACACTCTCAGCTGTCCAGCTGGAGTCGCCGGTGGTGGCTTTGTTTGCCGTTCTCGCCGACAAAGACTGGCGCGCGATGCTTCGAAATCTCGCCCCTCACTTGTCGTGCTTTGTCTGCACGCTTGCCCCGAGCGCTCCGACAAATCGCATCTGGGATCTCGACGAGGTGAAGCGCTTCGCCGATGCGCAGTCGATCGCCGCCGAAGTCGTCGCTGACTTCGACGCCGCGCTTGCGCGAGCGTCGACGCTTGGGAACACGATGCTCGTCACTGGATCATTTCACACCGTCGGTGACGCGATGGCTCGCTTGCAGCTATCTCCCAAGTCCCGGTAG
- the accD gene encoding acetyl-CoA carboxylase, carboxyltransferase subunit beta has translation MAAWFKKEKKPRQPRRDRLEIPADVWEKCEACGHTDIREKFERNFNVCPSCDYHRRIRAHEYCTLLLDDGTMEELEVDLRSADPLSFPEYPQRLKKALSNAGDADALLACDGTLDGLPVNIGVMDFAFMGGSMGSVVGEKIARLAQRSLERKFPLIVISASGGARMQEGVLSLMQMAKVSAVLAMLAERRIPYISILTNPTTGGVSASYAMLGDAILAEPGAVIGFAGPRVIKQTLGQDLPDGFQTSEFLLDHGMLDSVVHRRNLKRTVGQLLRHMSGRPAATGWAAS, from the coding sequence ATGGCCGCCTGGTTCAAGAAAGAGAAAAAGCCTCGTCAACCTCGTCGAGATCGCCTCGAGATTCCCGCGGACGTCTGGGAAAAGTGCGAGGCGTGCGGGCATACGGACATTCGTGAGAAGTTCGAGCGCAACTTCAACGTTTGTCCGAGCTGCGATTACCATCGGCGAATTCGCGCGCACGAGTACTGCACACTGCTGCTCGATGACGGCACGATGGAGGAGCTCGAGGTCGATCTTCGCTCCGCTGATCCGCTCTCGTTCCCCGAGTACCCGCAGCGCCTCAAGAAAGCATTGTCCAATGCGGGCGACGCGGATGCGCTGCTTGCCTGCGATGGCACGCTCGACGGACTCCCGGTCAACATCGGCGTCATGGATTTCGCCTTCATGGGCGGCTCGATGGGATCAGTCGTCGGGGAGAAAATCGCGCGCCTCGCTCAGCGATCGCTCGAGCGCAAATTCCCGCTCATCGTGATCTCGGCATCGGGTGGTGCGCGCATGCAGGAAGGCGTACTGTCGCTGATGCAAATGGCGAAGGTCTCTGCCGTGCTTGCGATGCTTGCTGAACGGCGTATTCCGTACATCTCGATTCTCACAAATCCGACGACTGGTGGCGTGAGCGCGAGTTACGCGATGCTCGGCGACGCCATACTCGCCGAACCGGGCGCGGTGATCGGCTTCGCCGGCCCGCGCGTCATCAAGCAGACACTTGGCCAGGATCTTCCGGACGGATTTCAGACGTCGGAGTTCCTGCTCGATCACGGGATGCTCGATTCCGTCGTGCATCGGCGAAATCTCAAGCGCACAGTCGGCCAGCTGCTGCGCCACATGTCAGGGCGCCCTGCGGCAACGGGGTGGGCTGCGTCCTGA